Part of the Candidatus Chlorohelix allophototropha genome, AAGCCAATTTGAATTATGTGCAGAATTTCTCAGGTCAGGACTTGCCGCTTGAACCGGCACGACATCTGGCGGTAGTGGCTTGCATGGATTACCGGATTAATATCGAGCATGTATTGGGCTTGAAAAACGGTGATGCCAACATCATCCGCAACGCCGGGGGCTTGGTGACGGACGATGCGTTGCGCTCGCTGCTGGTATCCACCCATATGCTAGGGGTGGAAGAGATTATGATTATCAACCATACCGAATGCGGTATGCTCAAGTTCAAGGACGAAGATTTGCTGTCCCGCTTGCAACGCAATTCCGGCACTGCTACGGTTTCGCCTGCCGCTTTCTATGCTTTCTCCAATCTGGAAGAGAACGTGCTGAATCAGATGCAACGGGTAAAGTCGCACCCATGGATAGCGAGTGGGATAACAGTGCGCGGCTTCATCTACGATGTAAAGAGCGGGCGGCTGACCGAGATACGCGGCTGATTATAATAATAATGTACCCTACCAACTCATCTTCTTTTAATAAATGACACAAGTCGATTTAACCTGGTTTACACTATTGCTGATTTAATTTATAAATACTTAATTTAATTATGTGACTAAACTTATTGCTTATTGTTTGAATTTGAGAGATAATAGAAGGCATATGAAAACTCCCGGCTAAATGTTATTATAGATAAGCTTTTTTAAGAGTTTCAAAATGCAACACTTTGAACAAACTACAATATCATCAGCA contains:
- a CDS encoding beta-class carbonic anhydrase; translation: MGAIDEVLKANLNYVQNFSGQDLPLEPARHLAVVACMDYRINIEHVLGLKNGDANIIRNAGGLVTDDALRSLLVSTHMLGVEEIMIINHTECGMLKFKDEDLLSRLQRNSGTATVSPAAFYAFSNLEENVLNQMQRVKSHPWIASGITVRGFIYDVKSGRLTEIRG